Proteins from a single region of Neodiprion virginianus isolate iyNeoVirg1 chromosome 4, iyNeoVirg1.1, whole genome shotgun sequence:
- the LOC124303816 gene encoding retinol dehydrogenase 13-like isoform X1, with amino-acid sequence MVWMPPKIILICSFPCTVVALASLKKEHTGGTYYKGKEKLTDKVVVITGANTGIGKETALEMARRDAKVIMACRDMYKCEESRQNIVLETKNKYVYCRKCDLSSFESIRQFVDRFKKEQSKLHILVNNGGVMRCPKSTTADGIETQLGVNHMGHFLLTNLLLDRLKSSAPSRIINVSSIAHRRGDIDVTDLNSEKDYDPAKAYAQSKLANILFTNELARKLQGTGVTANAVHPGIVDTDIIRHMGFYNSTFSKIFLYPFAWPFIKTPKQGAQTCIYAALDPSLKDVSGTSLSSNCEEADTAPQAKDEKLAKWLWLTSEKWTRLNAT; translated from the exons ATGGTTTGGATGCCgccgaaaataattttaatctgCAGCTTTCCATGCACCGTCGTCGCTCTGGCAAGCTTGAAAAA GGAACACACCGGTGGCACCTATTACAAGGGCAAGGAAAAGTTGACAGATAAGGTCGTTGTAATAACTGGTGCTAATACGGGAATTGGCAAAGAAACTGCGCTGGAAATGGCCAGGAGGGACGCCAAGGTTATCATGGCATGCCGGGATATGTATAAGTGCGAAGAG tcGCGTCAAAATATAGTCttagaaacgaaaaacaaataCGTCTACTGCAGGAAGTGTGACTTGAGCTCGTTTGAGAGTATTCGTCAATTTGTTGATAGGTTTAAGAAAG AACAATCGAAGCTTCACATTCTCGTCAACAATGGAGGTGTTATGCGTTGCCCAAAGAGCACAACGGCAGATGGGATAGAAACTCAACTGGGGGTTAATCACATGGGGCATTTTTTGCTCACAAATTTACTGCTGGACAGACTTAAATCCTCAGCTCCGTCGCGAATAATCAATGTTTCAAGCATAGCGCATAGACGTGGTGACATCGATGTTACGGATTTAAACAGTGAGAAGGATTATGACCCAGCTAAAGCTTACGCGCAGAGCAAGTTGGCTAATATTCTTTTCACCAACGAGCTGGCAAGAAAACTCCAGG GCACAGGAGTAACTGCGAATGCCGTTCATCCTGGGATTGTCGACACTGATATAATACGGCATATGGGATTTTACAATAGTACattcagtaaaatttttctttaccccTTTGCATGGCCCTTCATAAAGACTCCAAAACAGGGGGCCCAAACTTGTATATATGCTGCACTGGATCCAAGTCTCAAAGACGTCAGTG GTACTTCTCTTTCCAGCAATTGCGAGGAGGCTGATACCGCTCCACAAGCCAAGGATGAGAAACTGGCGAAATGGTTGTGGCTAACTAGCGAGAAATGGACAAGGTTGAATGCCActtaa
- the LOC124303816 gene encoding retinol dehydrogenase 13-like isoform X2 codes for MVWMPPKIILICSFPCTVVALASLKKEHTGGTYYKGKEKLTDKVVVITGANTGIGKETALEMARRDAKVIMACRDMYKCEESRQNIVLETKNKYVYCRKCDLSSFESIRQFVDRFKKEQSKLHILVNNGGVMRCPKSTTADGIETQLGVNHMGHFLLTNLLLDRLKSSAPSRIINVSSIAHRRGDIDVTDLNSEKDYDPAKAYAQSKLANILFTNELARKLQGTGVTANAVHPGIVDTDIIRHMGFYNSTFSKIFLYPFAWPFIKTPKQGAQTCIYAALDPSLKDVSGKYFSNCEEADTAPQAKDEKLAKWLWLTSEKWTRLNAT; via the exons ATGGTTTGGATGCCgccgaaaataattttaatctgCAGCTTTCCATGCACCGTCGTCGCTCTGGCAAGCTTGAAAAA GGAACACACCGGTGGCACCTATTACAAGGGCAAGGAAAAGTTGACAGATAAGGTCGTTGTAATAACTGGTGCTAATACGGGAATTGGCAAAGAAACTGCGCTGGAAATGGCCAGGAGGGACGCCAAGGTTATCATGGCATGCCGGGATATGTATAAGTGCGAAGAG tcGCGTCAAAATATAGTCttagaaacgaaaaacaaataCGTCTACTGCAGGAAGTGTGACTTGAGCTCGTTTGAGAGTATTCGTCAATTTGTTGATAGGTTTAAGAAAG AACAATCGAAGCTTCACATTCTCGTCAACAATGGAGGTGTTATGCGTTGCCCAAAGAGCACAACGGCAGATGGGATAGAAACTCAACTGGGGGTTAATCACATGGGGCATTTTTTGCTCACAAATTTACTGCTGGACAGACTTAAATCCTCAGCTCCGTCGCGAATAATCAATGTTTCAAGCATAGCGCATAGACGTGGTGACATCGATGTTACGGATTTAAACAGTGAGAAGGATTATGACCCAGCTAAAGCTTACGCGCAGAGCAAGTTGGCTAATATTCTTTTCACCAACGAGCTGGCAAGAAAACTCCAGG GCACAGGAGTAACTGCGAATGCCGTTCATCCTGGGATTGTCGACACTGATATAATACGGCATATGGGATTTTACAATAGTACattcagtaaaatttttctttaccccTTTGCATGGCCCTTCATAAAGACTCCAAAACAGGGGGCCCAAACTTGTATATATGCTGCACTGGATCCAAGTCTCAAAGACGTCAGTGGTAAATACTTTAG CAATTGCGAGGAGGCTGATACCGCTCCACAAGCCAAGGATGAGAAACTGGCGAAATGGTTGTGGCTAACTAGCGAGAAATGGACAAGGTTGAATGCCActtaa
- the LOC124303816 gene encoding retinol dehydrogenase 13-like isoform X4: protein MARRDAKVIMACRDMYKCEESRQNIVLETKNKYVYCRKCDLSSFESIRQFVDRFKKEQSKLHILVNNGGVMRCPKSTTADGIETQLGVNHMGHFLLTNLLLDRLKSSAPSRIINVSSIAHRRGDIDVTDLNSEKDYDPAKAYAQSKLANILFTNELARKLQGTGVTANAVHPGIVDTDIIRHMGFYNSTFSKIFLYPFAWPFIKTPKQGAQTCIYAALDPSLKDVSGTSLSSNCEEADTAPQAKDEKLAKWLWLTSEKWTRLNAT from the exons ATGGCCAGGAGGGACGCCAAGGTTATCATGGCATGCCGGGATATGTATAAGTGCGAAGAG tcGCGTCAAAATATAGTCttagaaacgaaaaacaaataCGTCTACTGCAGGAAGTGTGACTTGAGCTCGTTTGAGAGTATTCGTCAATTTGTTGATAGGTTTAAGAAAG AACAATCGAAGCTTCACATTCTCGTCAACAATGGAGGTGTTATGCGTTGCCCAAAGAGCACAACGGCAGATGGGATAGAAACTCAACTGGGGGTTAATCACATGGGGCATTTTTTGCTCACAAATTTACTGCTGGACAGACTTAAATCCTCAGCTCCGTCGCGAATAATCAATGTTTCAAGCATAGCGCATAGACGTGGTGACATCGATGTTACGGATTTAAACAGTGAGAAGGATTATGACCCAGCTAAAGCTTACGCGCAGAGCAAGTTGGCTAATATTCTTTTCACCAACGAGCTGGCAAGAAAACTCCAGG GCACAGGAGTAACTGCGAATGCCGTTCATCCTGGGATTGTCGACACTGATATAATACGGCATATGGGATTTTACAATAGTACattcagtaaaatttttctttaccccTTTGCATGGCCCTTCATAAAGACTCCAAAACAGGGGGCCCAAACTTGTATATATGCTGCACTGGATCCAAGTCTCAAAGACGTCAGTG GTACTTCTCTTTCCAGCAATTGCGAGGAGGCTGATACCGCTCCACAAGCCAAGGATGAGAAACTGGCGAAATGGTTGTGGCTAACTAGCGAGAAATGGACAAGGTTGAATGCCActtaa
- the LOC124303816 gene encoding retinol dehydrogenase 13-like isoform X3 yields MVWMPPKIILICSFPCTVVALASLKKEHTGGTYYKGKEKLTDKVVVITGANTGIGKETALEMARRDAKVIMACRDMYKCEESRQNIVLETKNKYVYCRKCDLSSFESIRQFVDRFKKEQSKLHILVNNGGVMRCPKSTTADGIETQLGVNHMGHFLLTNLLLDRLKSSAPSRIINVSSIAHRRGDIDVTDLNSEKDYDPAKAYAQSKLANILFTNELARKLQGTGVTANAVHPGIVDTDIIRHMGFYNSTFSKIFLYPFAWPFIKTPKQGAQTCIYAALDPSLKDVSAIARRLIPLHKPRMRNWRNGCG; encoded by the exons ATGGTTTGGATGCCgccgaaaataattttaatctgCAGCTTTCCATGCACCGTCGTCGCTCTGGCAAGCTTGAAAAA GGAACACACCGGTGGCACCTATTACAAGGGCAAGGAAAAGTTGACAGATAAGGTCGTTGTAATAACTGGTGCTAATACGGGAATTGGCAAAGAAACTGCGCTGGAAATGGCCAGGAGGGACGCCAAGGTTATCATGGCATGCCGGGATATGTATAAGTGCGAAGAG tcGCGTCAAAATATAGTCttagaaacgaaaaacaaataCGTCTACTGCAGGAAGTGTGACTTGAGCTCGTTTGAGAGTATTCGTCAATTTGTTGATAGGTTTAAGAAAG AACAATCGAAGCTTCACATTCTCGTCAACAATGGAGGTGTTATGCGTTGCCCAAAGAGCACAACGGCAGATGGGATAGAAACTCAACTGGGGGTTAATCACATGGGGCATTTTTTGCTCACAAATTTACTGCTGGACAGACTTAAATCCTCAGCTCCGTCGCGAATAATCAATGTTTCAAGCATAGCGCATAGACGTGGTGACATCGATGTTACGGATTTAAACAGTGAGAAGGATTATGACCCAGCTAAAGCTTACGCGCAGAGCAAGTTGGCTAATATTCTTTTCACCAACGAGCTGGCAAGAAAACTCCAGG GCACAGGAGTAACTGCGAATGCCGTTCATCCTGGGATTGTCGACACTGATATAATACGGCATATGGGATTTTACAATAGTACattcagtaaaatttttctttaccccTTTGCATGGCCCTTCATAAAGACTCCAAAACAGGGGGCCCAAACTTGTATATATGCTGCACTGGATCCAAGTCTCAAAGACGTCAGTG CAATTGCGAGGAGGCTGATACCGCTCCACAAGCCAAGGATGAGAAACTGGCGAAATGGTTGTGGCTAA
- the LOC124303815 gene encoding acyl-CoA Delta-9 desaturase-like isoform X5: protein MITDENYTLEQSREKVFSKSDDVKSIKSEEVRQNLIWKNILFIVFLHVGLVFAISVYAFGISYIRIKWMTVFWGLGVTAGAHRFWSHRAYKANLGLRIILMILYSIAGLNSIFHRVKDHRVHHKYSETDADPHNAKRGFFFSHVGWLFVKRHPEYLRRQKEIDLSDIIADPVVMFNKKYEKELYVMFCFVIPMAVPVIFWGETLLHAILTQCFIRYVLVLNFIWSVNSVAHLWGDRLYNRAINPTENTMVSLVTGGEGSHNYHHTFPWDYKASEWPYLRFNWTTLFIRGFSKIGWAYDLREPSPAFVQKVTQAIGRNSKVL from the exons ATGATTACCGACGAGAATTACACCTTGGAGCAATCACGCGAAAAAGTATTTAGTAAATCGGACGACGTAAAGTCGATTAAATCCGAAGAGGTTCGACAAAATTTAATATGGAAGAATATTCTCTTTATCGTGTTCCTTCACGTCGGATTAGTGTTTGCTATTAGCGTCTACGCTTTTGGAATCTCTTATATACGGATTAAATGGATGACCGTTTTTTGGG GATTGGGAGTAACCGCGGGAGCACACCGTTTTTGGAGCCACCGAGCCTACAAGGCAAACCTCGGCTTACGAATCATACTGATGATATTGTACTCCATCGCTGGGCTT AATTCGATATTTCACCGGGTGAAGGATCACAGAGTCCACCACAAGTATTCCGAAACCGATGCCGATCCCCACAACGCGAAGCGCggcttctttttctctcacgTTGGTTGGCTTTTCGTCAAAAGGCATCCCGAATACCTTCGTCGACAAAAGGAAATCGACTTGAGCGATATCATCGCTGATCCAGTGGTCATGTTCAATAAGAA atatgaaaaagaattgTACGTCATGTTTTGCTTCGTAATTCCGATGGCAGTACCAGTTATATTTTGGGGCGAAACCTTGCTGCATGCGATTTTGACTCAATGCTTCATACGCTACGTGCTGGTCCTTAATTTTATATGGAGCGTCAACAGTGTTGCACATTTGTGGGGCGATCGCCTGTACAACAG GGCGATCAATCCTACAGAAAACACCATGGTTTCTTTGGTAACAGGCGGTGAAGGCTCTCACAATTATCACCACACGTTCCCCTGGGACTACAAGGCTTCTGAATGGCCATACCTGAGATTCAATTGGACAACATTATTCATTCgtggattttcaaaaatcggaTGGGCGTATGATTTGCGAGAACCTTCACCCGCCTTTGTGCAAAAAGTCACCCAAGCAATTGGTCGTAACTCCAAGGTactgtaa
- the LOC124303815 gene encoding acyl-CoA Delta-9 desaturase-like isoform X2 — MITDENYTLEQSREKVFSKSDDVKSIKSEEVRQNLIWKNILFIVFLHVGLVFAISVYAFGISYIRIKWMTVFWGFIVTLLSGLGVTAGAHRFWSHRAYKANLGLRIILMILYSIAGLNSIFHRVKDHRVHHKYSETDADPHNAKRGFFFSHVGWLFVKRHPEYLRRQKEIDLSDIIADPVVMFNKKYEKELYVMFCFVIPMAVPVIFWGETLLHAILTQCFIRYVLVLNFIWSVNSVAHLWGDRLYNRAINPTENTMVSLVTGGEGSHNYHHTFPWDYKASEWPYLRFNWTTLFIRGFSKIGWAYDLREPSPAFVQKVTQAIGRNSKVL, encoded by the exons ATGATTACCGACGAGAATTACACCTTGGAGCAATCACGCGAAAAAGTATTTAGTAAATCGGACGACGTAAAGTCGATTAAATCCGAAGAGGTTCGACAAAATTTAATATGGAAGAATATTCTCTTTATCGTGTTCCTTCACGTCGGATTAGTGTTTGCTATTAGCGTCTACGCTTTTGGAATCTCTTATATACGGATTAAATGGATGACCGTTTTTTGGG GCTTTATTGTCACTCTCTTATCAGGATTGGGAGTAACCGCGGGAGCACACCGTTTTTGGAGCCACCGAGCCTACAAGGCAAACCTCGGCTTACGAATCATACTGATGATATTGTACTCCATCGCTGGGCTT AATTCGATATTTCACCGGGTGAAGGATCACAGAGTCCACCACAAGTATTCCGAAACCGATGCCGATCCCCACAACGCGAAGCGCggcttctttttctctcacgTTGGTTGGCTTTTCGTCAAAAGGCATCCCGAATACCTTCGTCGACAAAAGGAAATCGACTTGAGCGATATCATCGCTGATCCAGTGGTCATGTTCAATAAGAA atatgaaaaagaattgTACGTCATGTTTTGCTTCGTAATTCCGATGGCAGTACCAGTTATATTTTGGGGCGAAACCTTGCTGCATGCGATTTTGACTCAATGCTTCATACGCTACGTGCTGGTCCTTAATTTTATATGGAGCGTCAACAGTGTTGCACATTTGTGGGGCGATCGCCTGTACAACAG GGCGATCAATCCTACAGAAAACACCATGGTTTCTTTGGTAACAGGCGGTGAAGGCTCTCACAATTATCACCACACGTTCCCCTGGGACTACAAGGCTTCTGAATGGCCATACCTGAGATTCAATTGGACAACATTATTCATTCgtggattttcaaaaatcggaTGGGCGTATGATTTGCGAGAACCTTCACCCGCCTTTGTGCAAAAAGTCACCCAAGCAATTGGTCGTAACTCCAAGGTactgtaa